From Pseudomonas hefeiensis, one genomic window encodes:
- the waaF gene encoding lipopolysaccharide heptosyltransferase II: MNILIVGPSWVGDMVMAQTLFQCLKQRHPQCEIDVLAPEWSRPILERMPQVRKALSFPLGHGVLELATRRRIGKSLAGQYDQAILLPNSLKSALVPFFASIPTRTGWRGEFRYGLLNDVRTLDKDRYPLMIERFMALAYEPGAEIPKPYPRPSLAIDPVSREAALAKFGLSLDRPVLALCPGAEFGESKRWPAEHYAQVAETKIREGWQVWLFGSKNDHSVGEDIRSRLIPGLREESVNLSGDTSLAEAIDLMSCADSVVSNDSGLMHVAAALNRPLVAVYGSTSPGFTPPLAEKVEVVRLGIECSPCFDRTCRFGHYNCLRQLMPPSVNDALGRLQGAPVEVQ, encoded by the coding sequence ATGAATATTCTGATCGTAGGGCCCAGTTGGGTCGGTGACATGGTGATGGCGCAGACACTGTTCCAGTGCCTCAAGCAGCGCCACCCACAGTGCGAAATCGACGTGCTGGCCCCCGAGTGGAGTCGGCCGATTCTTGAACGCATGCCCCAGGTGCGCAAGGCCTTGAGCTTCCCGCTCGGCCATGGTGTGCTGGAGCTGGCGACCCGTCGACGCATCGGCAAATCCCTGGCCGGGCAATATGACCAGGCGATCCTGCTGCCCAATTCGTTGAAGTCGGCATTGGTGCCATTCTTCGCCAGCATCCCCACGCGCACCGGCTGGCGCGGCGAGTTTCGCTACGGCTTGCTCAACGACGTGCGCACGCTGGATAAAGACCGCTACCCGCTGATGATCGAACGCTTTATGGCCCTGGCCTACGAGCCGGGCGCCGAAATACCCAAGCCGTATCCGCGTCCAAGCCTTGCGATAGACCCGGTGAGCCGCGAAGCGGCGCTGGCCAAGTTCGGTTTGAGCCTGGACCGCCCGGTGTTGGCCCTCTGCCCAGGCGCCGAATTCGGTGAGTCCAAGCGCTGGCCGGCGGAGCATTACGCCCAGGTCGCCGAGACGAAGATTCGCGAAGGCTGGCAGGTCTGGCTGTTCGGTTCGAAAAACGATCATTCGGTAGGCGAAGACATCCGCTCGCGGCTGATCCCGGGTCTGCGGGAGGAGTCGGTGAATCTGAGCGGTGATACCTCCCTGGCCGAGGCCATCGACCTGATGTCCTGCGCCGATTCGGTGGTGTCCAACGACTCCGGCCTGATGCACGTGGCCGCCGCCCTGAACCGGCCACTGGTAGCGGTGTATGGTTCCACTTCGCCGGGCTTTACGCCGCCGCTGGCCGAAAAAGTCGAAGTCGTACGCCTGGGCATCGAATGCAGCCCGTGCTTCGACCGTACCTGCCGCTTCGGTCATTACAACTGCCTGCGCCAGCTCATGCCACCGTCGGTGAACGATGCCCTGGGGCGTTTGCAGGGCGCACCGGTGGAGGTTCAGTAA
- the rfaP gene encoding lipopolysaccharide core heptose(I) kinase RfaP yields MKLMLAEPFKSLWAGRDAFAEVEALKGEVYRELEARRTLRTEVDGRGFFVKIHRGIGWREIFKNLLTAKLPVLGAGQEWKAIQRLQQVGVPTMTAVAYGEKGSNPADQHSFIVTEELAPTVSLEDLSMDWAKQPPQPKLKRALIAEVARMTGMMHRAGVNHRDCYICHFLLHTDKPVTATDFKLSVIDLHRAQIRPAIPLRWRNKDLAALYFSAMDIGLTRRDKLRFLKGYFQQPLRRILAEEASLLTWLEGKANRLYARKLRYGGAL; encoded by the coding sequence ATGAAATTGATGCTGGCCGAACCGTTCAAGAGCCTTTGGGCCGGACGCGATGCGTTCGCCGAAGTCGAGGCGCTCAAGGGCGAGGTCTATCGCGAGCTGGAAGCCCGGCGCACCTTGCGCACGGAGGTGGACGGTCGCGGCTTTTTCGTGAAGATCCACCGTGGCATCGGTTGGCGCGAGATCTTCAAGAACCTGCTGACCGCCAAGTTGCCGGTACTCGGCGCGGGACAGGAATGGAAAGCCATCCAGCGCCTGCAGCAAGTCGGTGTGCCGACCATGACCGCCGTTGCGTATGGCGAGAAAGGCAGCAACCCGGCCGACCAGCATTCGTTCATCGTCACCGAAGAACTGGCGCCGACCGTCAGTCTCGAAGATCTCAGCATGGACTGGGCCAAGCAGCCGCCACAGCCGAAACTCAAGCGAGCCCTGATCGCCGAAGTGGCGCGCATGACCGGCATGATGCACCGGGCCGGGGTCAACCATCGCGACTGCTACATCTGCCACTTTTTGCTGCACACCGATAAGCCCGTGACCGCCACGGATTTCAAACTTTCTGTGATCGACCTGCACCGTGCGCAGATCCGCCCGGCCATCCCCCTTCGTTGGCGCAACAAGGACCTGGCGGCGCTGTATTTCTCTGCGATGGACATCGGTCTGACCCGTCGTGACAAGTTGCGTTTCCTCAAGGGGTATTTCCAGCAGCCGCTAAGGCGGATCCTGGCCGAAGAAGCGTCGCTGTTGACCTGGCTCGAAGGTAAAGCCAACAGGCTTTATGCGCGCAAGCTGCGGTACGGGGGCGCGCTCTGA
- the glnE gene encoding bifunctional [glutamate--ammonia ligase]-adenylyl-L-tyrosine phosphorylase/[glutamate--ammonia-ligase] adenylyltransferase: protein MSLPSLTEVPVILQSLVSRAEQSFRAAVASLDDDHGLSAWAPQRWDEFHRIAAASDFVIEQSVRDPSMLLELVRSGELDRSLAPGQMCAQISAAVQAAETEDDLGRVLRRQRTRQQIRIIWRDLNRQADLVQTCRDLSDMADTCIDQAYQWLYQRHCQQFGTPTGRRSGEPQHMVILGMGKLGAVELNLSSDIDLIFAYPEGGETVGAKRALDNQEFFIRVGQRLIKALDPMTVDGFVFRVDMRLRPYGSAGALVLSFNALEQYYQDQGRDWERYAMIKARVVAGDQVAGAQLLDMLRPFVYRRYLDFSAIEALRTMKQLIQQEVRRKGMADNIKLGSGGIREVEFIAQAFQLIHGGRDLSLQQRPLLKVLGTLEGQGYLPAKVVDELRQGYEFLRYTEHAIQAIADRQTQMLPDSPQDQARIAFMLGFTDWAAFHEQLMYWRGRVAWHFGQVIADPDEEQDGESEVMVGGEWLPLWEDSQDEGAACRQLEEGGFVDAPKALKALAALRGSAQLRAMQRLGRERLDAFIPRLLAQAVEHANPDLVLERVLPLVEAVARRSAYLVLLTENPGALRRLLTLCAASPWIAEQITRFPLLLDELLNEGRLFKPPLAPELAAELRERLTRIPEDDLEQQMEALRHFKLAHRLRVAASEIAGSLPLMKVSDYLTWLAEAILEQVLALAWRQTVAKYGVPLRTDGSLCDPGFIIVGYGKVGGLEFGHGSDLDLVFIHDGDPQAETDGPKPIDGAQFFTRLGQRIIHLLTAQTNSGQLYEVDMRLRPSGASGLLVSSLGAFARYQENEAWTWEHQALVRARVLVGSQDVGQAFEKVRAQVLGRKRDLPTLRQEVSEMRAKMRDNLGSKATAAGTAANAFQATAPFDLKQDAGGIVDIEFMVQYAALAWSEEHPSLLRYTDNIRILEGLQEVGLMPVEDATLLREAYKAYRSAAHRQALQKDAGVIAGDQFVDERRQVLRIWRELGLS from the coding sequence ATGAGCCTGCCCTCGCTTACCGAAGTTCCGGTCATTCTCCAGTCATTGGTCAGTCGTGCCGAGCAGTCGTTCCGTGCGGCGGTCGCTTCCCTGGACGACGACCACGGGTTGTCCGCCTGGGCGCCCCAGCGCTGGGATGAGTTCCACCGTATCGCCGCCGCCAGTGATTTTGTTATCGAACAGAGTGTTCGTGACCCCTCGATGCTGCTGGAGCTGGTACGCAGCGGCGAACTGGACCGCAGTCTGGCTCCCGGCCAAATGTGCGCGCAGATTAGCGCCGCCGTCCAGGCCGCCGAGACCGAAGACGACCTGGGCCGCGTCCTGCGTCGCCAACGCACACGCCAGCAGATACGGATCATCTGGCGCGACCTGAACCGCCAGGCCGATCTGGTCCAGACCTGTCGTGACCTCTCCGACATGGCCGATACCTGTATCGACCAAGCCTATCAATGGCTGTACCAGCGTCATTGCCAGCAATTCGGCACGCCCACCGGCCGGCGCAGCGGTGAACCGCAGCACATGGTCATCCTGGGCATGGGCAAGCTCGGTGCTGTAGAGCTGAACCTGTCATCGGATATCGACCTGATTTTTGCCTACCCCGAGGGCGGCGAGACCGTTGGCGCCAAGCGAGCACTGGATAACCAGGAGTTCTTCATTCGCGTGGGGCAGCGCCTGATCAAGGCCCTGGACCCGATGACCGTCGACGGTTTCGTGTTCCGTGTCGACATGCGCCTGCGCCCCTACGGTTCGGCCGGTGCGCTGGTGCTGAGCTTCAATGCGCTGGAGCAGTATTATCAGGACCAGGGCCGCGACTGGGAGCGCTACGCGATGATCAAGGCGCGGGTGGTGGCGGGTGACCAAGTGGCCGGTGCGCAACTGCTCGACATGCTGCGCCCGTTCGTTTATCGCCGTTACCTGGATTTTTCTGCCATCGAAGCGCTGCGCACCATGAAGCAACTGATCCAGCAGGAAGTGCGGCGCAAGGGTATGGCCGACAACATCAAGCTGGGTTCGGGTGGCATCCGCGAGGTGGAGTTCATTGCCCAGGCGTTCCAGTTGATCCATGGCGGTCGTGACTTGAGCTTGCAGCAGCGCCCGCTGTTGAAAGTGCTGGGCACCCTGGAAGGCCAGGGTTATCTGCCGGCCAAGGTGGTCGATGAGTTGCGCCAGGGTTATGAATTCTTGCGTTACACCGAGCACGCAATCCAGGCCATCGCCGACCGCCAGACCCAGATGCTGCCGGACAGCCCGCAGGACCAGGCGCGCATTGCGTTCATGCTGGGTTTTACCGACTGGGCGGCCTTCCATGAGCAATTGATGTACTGGCGCGGTCGCGTGGCCTGGCACTTCGGCCAGGTCATCGCCGACCCGGATGAAGAACAGGACGGTGAAAGCGAGGTCATGGTGGGCGGCGAATGGTTGCCGCTGTGGGAAGACAGCCAGGATGAAGGGGCGGCGTGTCGTCAACTGGAGGAGGGCGGCTTCGTCGATGCACCCAAGGCGCTCAAGGCCCTGGCCGCCCTGCGCGGCAGTGCGCAGTTACGCGCCATGCAGCGTCTGGGGCGTGAGCGTCTGGATGCGTTTATCCCGCGCTTATTGGCCCAGGCGGTGGAGCATGCCAACCCGGACCTGGTGCTTGAGCGCGTATTGCCGCTGGTGGAAGCCGTGGCGCGCCGTTCGGCCTATCTGGTGCTGCTGACGGAAAATCCCGGTGCGCTGCGACGTTTGCTGACGCTGTGCGCGGCGAGCCCGTGGATTGCCGAGCAGATCACCCGCTTTCCCCTGTTGCTTGATGAATTGCTCAACGAGGGTCGCCTGTTCAAGCCGCCCCTGGCGCCGGAACTGGCGGCAGAGTTGCGTGAGCGTCTGACACGCATCCCCGAAGATGACCTCGAACAGCAAATGGAAGCCCTACGGCATTTCAAGCTTGCGCACCGTTTGCGGGTGGCGGCCTCGGAAATTGCCGGCAGCCTGCCGTTGATGAAAGTCAGCGATTACCTGACCTGGCTGGCCGAGGCGATTCTTGAGCAAGTGCTGGCCCTGGCCTGGCGCCAGACCGTGGCCAAATATGGCGTGCCGCTGCGCACTGACGGCAGCCTGTGCGATCCGGGCTTCATCATTGTCGGTTATGGGAAAGTCGGCGGCCTGGAGTTTGGGCATGGTTCCGACCTGGATCTGGTGTTCATCCACGATGGCGATCCGCAGGCGGAAACCGATGGCCCGAAACCCATCGACGGCGCGCAGTTCTTCACCCGGCTGGGCCAGCGAATCATCCATTTGCTGACGGCCCAGACCAACTCCGGACAGCTCTACGAAGTGGATATGCGCTTGCGGCCGTCTGGGGCGTCAGGGTTGCTGGTCAGCTCCCTCGGGGCTTTTGCGCGCTATCAGGAGAACGAGGCCTGGACCTGGGAGCATCAGGCCTTGGTGCGGGCCCGGGTGCTGGTGGGCAGCCAGGACGTGGGGCAGGCGTTCGAGAAAGTCCGCGCCCAAGTGCTGGGTCGCAAGCGTGATTTGCCGACGCTGCGTCAGGAGGTCAGCGAGATGCGCGCCAAGATGCGCGATAACCTTGGCAGCAAGGCCACCGCAGCCGGAACCGCGGCGAACGCCTTCCAAGCCACGGCACCCTTCGACCTCAAGCAGGATGCCGGAGGTATCGTCGACATTGAATTTATGGTGCAATACGCGGCCCTGGCGTGGTCCGAGGAGCACCCATCGCTGCTGCGCTACACCGATAACATCCGCATTCTGGAAGGGTTGCAAGAGGTCGGGCTGATGCCGGTCGAAGACGCTACCCTATTGCGCGAGGCGTACAAAGCCTATCGCTCCGCCGCCCACCGCCAGGCGCTACAGAAAGACGCCGGGGTGATTGCAGGCGACCAGTTTGTGGATGAGCGCAGGCAGGTGCTGCGAATCTGGCGAGAATTGGGGCTGAGCTGA
- a CDS encoding glycosyltransferase family 4 protein, whose product MQLAFVLYKYFPFGGLQRDFMRIALECQRRGHQIRVYTLIWEGDVPPGFEVLVAPVKALFNHRRNEKLSAWMENDLAKRPVDRLIGFNKMPGLDVYYAADGCFEDKAQNLRNSLYRRWGRYRHFAEYERAVFAKDAKTEVLMISEVQQPLFIKHYDTPLERFHLLPPGIAQDRRRPADADEVRAAFRTEFELADDDLLLVQIGSGFKTKGVDRSLKALAALPSQLKKRTRLFVIGQDDPKVFQLQSAALGLGDNVSFLKGRSDIPRFLLGADLLIHPAYNENTGTVLLEALVAGLPVLVSAVCGYAHYITEADSGLVLDEPFEQAQLTEYLGRMLGDADARAAWSRNGLAFAETADLYSMPQHAADVILAEHAR is encoded by the coding sequence ATGCAATTGGCTTTTGTCCTTTATAAATACTTCCCCTTCGGCGGCCTGCAGCGTGACTTCATGCGCATCGCCCTGGAATGCCAGCGGCGCGGTCACCAGATCCGCGTCTACACGCTGATCTGGGAAGGTGACGTCCCGCCGGGCTTTGAAGTGCTGGTGGCACCGGTCAAGGCGCTGTTCAACCACCGTCGCAACGAGAAACTCAGTGCGTGGATGGAAAACGACCTGGCCAAGCGTCCTGTCGACCGTTTGATCGGCTTCAATAAAATGCCCGGCCTAGACGTGTATTACGCCGCTGACGGCTGCTTTGAAGACAAGGCGCAGAACCTGCGCAATTCGCTGTACCGGCGTTGGGGGCGTTACCGCCACTTTGCCGAGTACGAGCGAGCGGTATTCGCCAAGGATGCCAAGACCGAAGTACTGATGATTTCCGAAGTGCAACAGCCTTTGTTCATCAAGCACTACGACACGCCGCTGGAGCGCTTTCACCTGCTGCCACCGGGCATCGCTCAGGATCGTCGCCGGCCCGCCGACGCTGATGAGGTTCGCGCCGCGTTCCGCACCGAATTCGAACTGGCCGATGATGACCTGCTGCTGGTGCAAATTGGTTCCGGGTTCAAGACCAAGGGCGTGGATCGCAGCCTCAAGGCTCTGGCCGCGCTGCCTTCGCAGCTTAAAAAACGCACCCGGCTGTTTGTAATCGGCCAGGACGACCCCAAAGTATTCCAATTGCAGAGCGCCGCGTTGGGGCTCGGTGACAACGTAAGCTTCCTCAAGGGCCGTAGCGACATTCCGCGTTTCCTGCTGGGCGCCGACCTGTTGATTCACCCGGCGTACAACGAGAACACCGGCACCGTACTGCTCGAAGCACTGGTGGCCGGCTTGCCGGTGCTGGTCAGCGCGGTGTGCGGATATGCCCATTACATCACCGAGGCCGACAGTGGCCTGGTGCTGGACGAGCCGTTCGAACAGGCGCAGCTCACCGAGTACCTGGGGCGAATGTTGGGTGACGCCGACGCACGAGCGGCCTGGAGCCGCAACGGTCTGGCCTTCGCCGAGACGGCCGACCTCTACAGCATGCCGCAGCATGCGGCCGATGTAATATTGGCGGAGCACGCACGATGA
- a CDS encoding lipopolysaccharide kinase InaA family protein, whose protein sequence is MSGWVLEPAYAELAGDFGSLDAVFALEGERLTRDPLSEVIRVQRNGVNYYVKRYTGAGKGLRRYLGKPRVKSEWQNLKRFAKWGIPTAEIVAWGLERRGAAYDRGAMITRELPGTEDLSALARRHDSRLADRAWVDGVSRQLAGYTRTMHENRFTHNDLKWRNLLIDDQSRLFFIDCPNGDFWRGFWLKYRITKDLACLDKVAKYHLSATQRLRFYLQYRQRNRLDACDKKRIRHVVRFFEGRE, encoded by the coding sequence ATGTCGGGTTGGGTACTGGAGCCTGCCTACGCTGAGCTGGCAGGGGATTTCGGCAGTCTTGATGCAGTGTTCGCCCTAGAGGGAGAGCGTCTGACGCGGGACCCGCTGTCAGAGGTGATTCGGGTACAGCGCAACGGCGTGAATTATTACGTCAAGCGCTACACCGGAGCCGGCAAGGGCTTGCGGCGCTATCTGGGTAAACCACGGGTCAAGTCCGAATGGCAGAACCTCAAGCGCTTCGCCAAGTGGGGCATCCCCACCGCCGAAATCGTCGCCTGGGGGCTGGAGCGACGTGGCGCAGCCTATGACCGTGGCGCGATGATCACGCGCGAGCTGCCTGGTACCGAAGACCTCTCGGCATTGGCCAGACGTCACGATTCGAGGCTGGCGGATCGTGCCTGGGTTGACGGGGTGAGTCGGCAACTGGCCGGCTATACGCGGACCATGCACGAAAATCGCTTCACCCATAACGACCTGAAGTGGCGCAACTTGTTGATCGACGATCAGTCACGGCTGTTTTTTATCGATTGTCCGAACGGTGATTTCTGGCGCGGCTTCTGGCTCAAGTATCGCATCACCAAAGACCTGGCGTGCCTGGACAAGGTGGCCAAATATCATTTGTCGGCTACTCAGCGGCTGCGTTTTTACCTGCAATATCGCCAGCGCAACCGACTCGATGCGTGTGACAAGAAGCGCATCCGTCACGTAGTGAGATTTTTCGAGGGGCGTGAATGA
- the waaC gene encoding lipopolysaccharide heptosyltransferase I — MRVLLIKTSSLGDVVHTLPALTDAARAIPGIRFDWVVEEGFAEIPTWHPAVDKVIPVAIRRWRKNLWQTIKSGEWRRFKQSVRAEKYDLVIDAQGLLKSAWLTRYVKAPVAGLDKDSAREPVAARFYSRRLAVARGQHAVERVRQLFAVALGYDLPKTMGSYGLNVDRLVELPRRYPYVVFLHGTTWESKHWPELYWRQLVERMGQFGVVVKLPWGSPLEKARAERIASGLRNALVLPKLNLGGMGKVLAGAQACVAVDTGLGHLAAALDVPTISLLGPTNPVLTGAYGKGQIHLASDFPCAPCMQKQCTYPPTAEDARRFDLKREQPLCFTRLNPERVASHLSTLLAEEPR, encoded by the coding sequence TTGCGGGTATTGCTGATCAAGACTTCTTCGCTGGGGGATGTAGTTCACACCCTGCCGGCGCTGACCGACGCGGCGCGGGCGATTCCCGGCATCAGGTTCGACTGGGTGGTGGAAGAAGGCTTTGCCGAAATTCCCACCTGGCACCCGGCGGTGGACAAAGTCATCCCGGTGGCGATTCGTCGCTGGCGCAAGAACCTCTGGCAAACCATCAAAAGCGGCGAGTGGCGGCGCTTCAAGCAGAGCGTGCGTGCCGAGAAGTACGATCTGGTCATCGACGCCCAGGGCCTGCTGAAAAGCGCTTGGCTGACCCGCTACGTCAAAGCCCCGGTGGCGGGCCTGGATAAAGATTCGGCCCGGGAACCCGTGGCCGCGCGTTTCTATTCCCGCCGCCTGGCCGTGGCTCGCGGTCAGCATGCGGTAGAGCGCGTGCGCCAGTTGTTTGCCGTGGCACTGGGTTATGACCTGCCCAAAACCATGGGCAGCTACGGCCTGAATGTCGATCGCCTGGTGGAGTTGCCGCGCAGATACCCCTATGTGGTGTTCCTGCATGGCACGACTTGGGAATCCAAACACTGGCCTGAGCTCTACTGGCGTCAACTCGTTGAGCGCATGGGCCAGTTCGGCGTCGTGGTGAAGCTGCCATGGGGCAGCCCGCTGGAGAAAGCCCGGGCCGAGCGGATTGCCAGTGGCCTGCGCAACGCCCTGGTACTGCCAAAACTGAATCTGGGCGGGATGGGCAAGGTGTTGGCCGGTGCCCAGGCCTGTGTGGCTGTGGACACAGGCCTTGGTCATCTGGCTGCAGCCCTGGATGTGCCGACCATTTCACTGCTCGGCCCCACCAACCCGGTGCTGACCGGTGCCTATGGCAAGGGGCAGATTCACCTTGCCAGCGATTTCCCCTGCGCGCCCTGCATGCAGAAACAATGCACTTACCCGCCGACCGCCGAAGATGCCCGGCGGTTTGACCTGAAACGCGAGCAGCCCCTGTGCTTCACGCGTCTGAATCCCGAGCGTGTTGCCAGCCACTTGAGCACGTTATTGGCTGAGGAACCACGCTGA
- the aceE gene encoding pyruvate dehydrogenase (acetyl-transferring), homodimeric type: MQDLDPVETQEWLDALESVLDKEGEDRAHYLMTRMGELATRSGSQLPYAITTPYRNTIPVTHEARMPGDLFMERRIRSLVRWNAMAMVMRTNLKDSDLGGHISSFASSATLYDIGFNYFFQAPTDEHGGDLIYFQGHTSPGVYARAFMEGRISEDQMNNFRQEVDGQGLSSYPHPWLMPDFWQFPTVSMGLGPIQAIYQARFMKYLEARGFIPEGKQKVWCFLGDGECDEPESLGAISLAGREKLDNLIFVINCNLQRLDGPVRGNGKIIQELEGVFRGAQWNVTKVIWGRFWDPLLAKDVDGILQRRMDEVIDGEYQNYKAKDGAFVREHFFNTPELKAMVADLSDDEIWKLNRGGHDPYKVYAAYHEAVNHKEQPTVILAKTIKGYGTGAGEAKNTAHNTKKVDVDSLKLFRDRFDIPVKDEELENLPFFKPEPNSAEARYLSERRTALGGFVPQRRAQSFSVPTPSLDTLKAILDGSGDREISTTMAFVRILAQLVKDKEIGPRIVPIIPDEARTFGMEGMFRQLGIYSSVGQLYEPVDKDQVMFYKEDKKGQILEEGINEAGAMSSFIAAGTSYSSHNQPMLPFYIFYSMFGFQRIGDLAWAAGDSRTRGFLIGGTAGRTTLNGEGLQHEDGHSHILAATIPNCRTFDPTYGYELAVIIQDGMKKMTEEQQDVFYYITVMNESYQQPAMPAGVEEGIIKGMYLLEEDTREAAHHVQLMGSGTILREVREAAKILREEFNVGADVWSVTSFNELRRDGLAVERSNRLHPGQKPKLSYVEECLNGRKGPVIASTDYMKLFAEQIRQWVPSKEFKVLGTDGFGRSDSRKKLRHFFEVDRKFVVLAALEALADRGDIEPKVVAEAIVKFGIDPEKRNPLDC; the protein is encoded by the coding sequence ATGCAAGACCTCGATCCCGTCGAAACCCAGGAATGGCTGGACGCCCTGGAATCGGTTCTCGACAAAGAAGGCGAAGACCGTGCTCACTATCTGATGACCCGTATGGGCGAACTCGCAACCCGCAGCGGTTCGCAATTGCCTTACGCCATCACCACGCCATACCGCAACACAATCCCCGTTACCCACGAAGCACGCATGCCCGGCGACCTGTTCATGGAACGCCGCATTCGCTCGCTGGTACGCTGGAACGCGATGGCCATGGTGATGCGTACGAACCTGAAAGATTCTGACCTGGGCGGTCACATCTCCAGCTTCGCCTCCAGCGCAACCTTGTACGACATCGGCTTCAACTATTTCTTCCAGGCCCCGACCGACGAACATGGCGGCGACCTGATCTACTTCCAGGGCCACACCTCGCCAGGCGTTTACGCCCGTGCATTCATGGAAGGCCGCATCAGCGAAGACCAGATGAACAACTTCCGTCAGGAAGTGGACGGTCAGGGCCTGTCGTCCTATCCGCACCCTTGGCTGATGCCTGATTTCTGGCAGTTCCCGACAGTATCCATGGGGCTGGGCCCGATCCAGGCCATCTACCAGGCGCGTTTCATGAAGTACCTGGAAGCCCGTGGTTTCATTCCCGAAGGCAAGCAGAAAGTCTGGTGTTTCCTGGGCGACGGCGAGTGCGACGAGCCGGAATCCCTGGGCGCGATCTCCCTGGCTGGCCGCGAGAAGCTGGACAACCTGATCTTCGTCATCAACTGCAACCTGCAGCGCCTCGACGGCCCGGTTCGCGGCAACGGCAAGATCATCCAGGAACTCGAAGGCGTGTTCCGCGGCGCCCAGTGGAACGTGACCAAAGTCATCTGGGGCCGTTTCTGGGATCCACTGCTGGCCAAGGACGTCGACGGCATCCTGCAACGCCGCATGGACGAAGTCATCGACGGCGAATACCAGAACTACAAGGCCAAGGACGGCGCGTTCGTCCGTGAGCACTTCTTCAACACGCCTGAACTCAAGGCAATGGTTGCCGATCTGTCCGACGACGAGATCTGGAAGCTCAACCGTGGCGGCCACGACCCGTACAAGGTCTACGCGGCGTACCACGAAGCGGTCAACCACAAGGAACAACCGACCGTCATCCTGGCCAAGACCATCAAGGGTTATGGCACCGGTGCTGGCGAAGCGAAAAACACTGCGCACAACACCAAGAAAGTCGACGTCGACAGCCTGAAGTTGTTCCGCGACCGCTTCGACATCCCGGTCAAGGACGAGGAACTGGAAAACCTGCCGTTCTTCAAGCCGGAGCCCAATAGCGCCGAAGCCCGCTACCTGAGCGAGCGTCGCACCGCACTGGGTGGTTTCGTACCCCAGCGCCGCGCGCAGAGTTTCAGCGTGCCGACCCCATCACTCGATACCCTCAAGGCCATCCTTGACGGCTCGGGCGACCGTGAAATTTCCACCACCATGGCGTTCGTGCGGATCCTCGCGCAACTGGTCAAGGACAAGGAAATCGGCCCGCGCATCGTTCCGATCATCCCGGACGAAGCCCGCACCTTCGGCATGGAAGGCATGTTCCGTCAGTTAGGCATCTACTCCTCCGTCGGCCAGCTCTACGAGCCAGTCGATAAAGACCAGGTGATGTTCTACAAGGAAGACAAGAAGGGCCAGATTCTCGAAGAAGGCATCAACGAAGCGGGCGCCATGAGCTCGTTCATCGCCGCCGGTACTTCGTACTCCAGCCACAACCAGCCGATGCTGCCGTTCTACATCTTCTACTCGATGTTCGGTTTCCAGCGTATCGGCGACCTGGCCTGGGCCGCTGGCGACAGCCGGACCCGTGGTTTCCTGATCGGCGGTACCGCAGGCAGAACCACGCTCAACGGCGAAGGCCTGCAACACGAAGACGGCCACAGCCACATCCTGGCTGCCACCATCCCGAACTGCCGCACCTTTGATCCAACCTACGGCTACGAGCTGGCGGTGATCATCCAGGACGGCATGAAGAAGATGACCGAAGAGCAGCAGGACGTTTTCTACTACATCACCGTGATGAACGAGTCCTACCAGCAGCCAGCCATGCCGGCCGGTGTGGAGGAAGGCATCATCAAGGGCATGTACCTGCTCGAGGAAGACACTCGCGAAGCGGCGCACCACGTCCAGCTGATGGGCTCCGGCACCATCCTGCGCGAAGTCCGTGAAGCGGCGAAGATCCTGCGTGAAGAGTTCAACGTCGGCGCCGACGTCTGGAGCGTCACCAGTTTCAACGAACTGCGTCGCGACGGCCTGGCCGTAGAGCGCAGCAACCGTCTGCACCCAGGCCAGAAGCCGAAACTGAGCTATGTCGAAGAATGCCTGAACGGTCGCAAAGGTCCGGTCATCGCCTCCACCGACTACATGAAGCTGTTCGCCGAGCAGATCCGTCAGTGGGTTCCTTCCAAGGAATTCAAGGTGCTGGGCACCGACGGCTTCGGTCGTAGCGACAGCCGCAAGAAGCTGCGTCACTTCTTCGAAGTTGACCGTAAGTTCGTTGTGTTGGCAGCCCTGGAAGCCCTGGCTGACCGTGGCGATATCGAACCCAAGGTGGTGGCCGAGGCCATCGTCAAGTTCGGCATCGATCCGGAAAAACGCAACCCACTGGACTGCTGA